One segment of Nostoc flagelliforme CCNUN1 DNA contains the following:
- a CDS encoding right-handed parallel beta-helix repeat-containing protein has protein sequence MMIHGLGFLGLSASLVLPWALTGLVQGQRITESLIKDVRQSSTDQEMPLPNRKLISAISTATKYYVSGKGNDRNSGLTTSSAFRTIQRAADLTKPGDTVLIMNGEYKNAHPEGTVLEIKRSGTANAWITYKAYPEHRPKIQHDGWHGIWIYNRASYIEVNGLEVEGNNGKMSSKYALGQKNNQLNPLTNGNCISIDGTQNGRPHHIRILNNKVHDCGGGGISAIESDYITVDNNEVFNNAWYSTHGCSGISLLNSWNSDNNQNYKMFITRNKVYNNKMLVPWFTTGKIQDGNGIIVDRGMNKQKGSKLSAYRGRTLIASNISYKNGGGGIHTFQSENIDIVHNTSYLNNQSPEISYGQISINASNNVNVLNNILYSERGKPINIRYGGSNVRFDYNLNSNSSLIKGSGPSDMMADPQFMNASAGDFRLKSTSPAINSGMKFNSVTTDFLGEPRVKGSRSDRGALEMR, from the coding sequence ATGATGATTCATGGTTTAGGTTTTCTCGGTTTGAGCGCATCTCTTGTACTTCCCTGGGCATTAACAGGTCTGGTTCAAGGACAGAGAATAACAGAGTCTTTAATTAAAGATGTTCGTCAGTCATCTACTGATCAAGAAATGCCACTACCTAACCGCAAGCTGATCAGTGCTATTTCAACTGCGACAAAATATTATGTTAGTGGTAAAGGAAATGATAGAAATAGCGGACTCACTACCTCATCCGCTTTTAGGACAATTCAAAGGGCGGCTGACCTGACCAAACCTGGGGACACCGTACTTATTATGAACGGCGAATACAAAAATGCACACCCAGAAGGAACGGTATTAGAGATTAAACGCTCTGGAACAGCAAATGCATGGATTACGTATAAAGCATATCCTGAACATCGACCAAAAATTCAGCACGATGGATGGCATGGAATTTGGATTTACAATAGAGCATCATATATTGAGGTGAACGGGCTGGAGGTTGAAGGGAACAATGGCAAGATGAGCAGTAAGTATGCGCTGGGTCAGAAGAATAACCAATTGAACCCGCTGACGAATGGAAACTGCATCAGCATAGATGGAACACAAAATGGTCGCCCCCACCATATACGTATTCTCAACAACAAGGTACATGATTGTGGAGGCGGAGGCATTTCAGCCATTGAATCAGACTATATAACAGTGGATAATAACGAGGTGTTCAATAATGCCTGGTACTCAACTCACGGCTGTAGTGGCATTTCGCTGCTCAATAGTTGGAATTCTGACAACAACCAAAACTATAAGATGTTTATTACCAGAAACAAGGTCTACAACAATAAAATGCTTGTTCCCTGGTTTACTACTGGAAAGATCCAAGACGGTAATGGCATTATTGTAGATCGTGGAATGAATAAGCAAAAGGGATCAAAATTGAGTGCGTATCGAGGACGTACTTTGATTGCCAGCAACATTTCATATAAAAATGGTGGTGGCGGCATTCATACATTCCAAAGTGAGAATATCGATATTGTCCACAACACTAGTTATCTGAATAACCAGAGTCCGGAAATTTCATACGGGCAAATCTCGATTAATGCTTCAAATAATGTCAACGTTCTCAATAATATCCTTTATTCTGAGCGTGGAAAACCGATAAACATAAGATACGGAGGTAGCAACGTCAGGTTTGACTACAACCTCAACAGCAATAGTTCCTTGATAAAAGGTTCCGGGCCTAGTGATATGATGGCAGATCCACAGTTTATGAATGCCTCGGCTGGTGATTTTAGGCTGAAGTCGACGAGTCCGGCAATCAATAGTGGTATGAAGTTCAATAGTGTGACAACCGATTTTCTAGGCGAGCCTCGTGTCAAGGGTTCACGATCCGATAGAGGGGCACTCGAAATGCGGTAG
- a CDS encoding GumC family protein — MSEKSMESRESRESIDLDLSRYLLILKRWWLPATAIFAATVMLSAIATQFMKPSYEAEGKLLFRIPSFKVVGSNLFPTNAEGGDPGDLKSLLATQNPINTQIEVISSPNLLQRTIDKLQLKDEEGKPLEVEKLRNSLTLKIVNGTDVLRISYTSRDPEQSAAVVNTIMSLYLENDILTNRSEAAATRQFMAKQLPKTQEAVNNAEVALRIFKQKHQIANLSEETRSAVETIGNLDNEMNTVRAQLDEVNAQTNELRQKVELNSQEAIAVSALSQSPAVQGVLTQLQDTDRQLAIERSRFLDDNPVIINLEAKKASLKSLLQQQIGQTVGNQTQIPQSLLQIGELRQNLIQNFLQSEIQRFGLAKRLSSLSNSRSTYEQRVKIIPQLAQNQRELERKVEVAESTYQTLLKKVQELQLVENTNTASSRIIAQALVPKDPVVGKKIIILLLGVMFGLFLATTTILFLSMRDRSLKTLKEVRDVFRYTLLGIIPLSVKKVRSRYSNLESITQKIAVRDTPYSLTSEMYRMIQANLKFLSSDKVLKTIVVTSAVPKEGKSTVSANLAAAIAQLGRKVLLIDADMRVPSQHHLWQLTNAVGLSEVLVGQAEFDVTVSKVMDNLDVLTAGVRPPNPLALLDSKRMASLIENFSSQHNYDFVIIDAPPLLLAADALTLSQMTDGILLVARPGVIDSNSANAAQEMLERSNYNVLGLVVNGIIDKNESSSYLYHDHEYFKPTKLPKEFQGLAKK; from the coding sequence ATGTCAGAAAAATCTATGGAATCTAGGGAATCTAGGGAATCTATTGATTTAGACCTTAGTCGTTACTTATTGATATTAAAACGATGGTGGCTACCTGCTACTGCGATATTTGCAGCTACAGTTATGCTAAGTGCTATAGCTACACAATTTATGAAGCCATCCTATGAAGCCGAAGGAAAACTGTTATTTAGAATTCCTTCTTTTAAAGTAGTAGGCTCCAACCTTTTTCCTACTAACGCTGAAGGAGGAGATCCAGGAGATTTAAAATCCCTGCTAGCAACTCAAAATCCTATAAACACTCAAATAGAAGTTATTTCCTCACCTAATCTATTGCAGCGAACAATAGACAAACTACAGCTTAAAGACGAAGAAGGTAAACCTCTGGAAGTAGAGAAACTACGAAATTCTCTCACACTGAAAATTGTTAACGGCACAGATGTATTGCGAATTAGCTATACCAGCCGTGACCCTGAACAATCAGCGGCAGTGGTCAACACAATCATGAGTCTTTATTTAGAAAATGATATTTTGACAAATCGCTCTGAGGCAGCAGCAACTCGTCAATTTATGGCCAAGCAGCTTCCTAAAACTCAAGAGGCTGTTAATAATGCAGAAGTAGCGCTACGTATATTTAAACAGAAGCATCAGATAGCAAATCTATCAGAGGAAACAAGGTCAGCCGTTGAAACTATCGGAAATCTCGACAATGAGATGAATACTGTTAGGGCTCAACTAGATGAGGTAAATGCCCAAACCAATGAACTGCGCCAGAAAGTAGAGCTAAATTCTCAGGAAGCGATCGCTGTGAGTGCCCTCAGTCAGTCGCCAGCAGTACAGGGAGTTCTTACACAACTTCAAGATACCGACCGACAGCTAGCGATTGAGCGTAGCCGTTTCCTAGATGACAACCCCGTAATTATTAACTTAGAAGCAAAGAAAGCTAGCTTAAAATCCCTCCTGCAACAGCAAATTGGTCAGACTGTTGGGAATCAAACACAAATTCCGCAGAGTCTATTGCAGATTGGAGAACTCAGACAAAACCTGATCCAAAATTTTCTGCAATCAGAAATACAGCGCTTTGGTTTAGCTAAAAGACTCTCCTCTCTATCTAATTCCCGCTCTACCTACGAGCAGCGAGTGAAAATCATACCCCAGTTAGCACAAAATCAGAGGGAGTTAGAACGGAAAGTTGAAGTTGCAGAATCGACATATCAAACTCTTTTGAAAAAGGTTCAAGAATTACAGTTAGTTGAGAATACAAATACAGCCAGTTCGCGGATTATTGCTCAAGCTTTAGTGCCCAAAGATCCAGTAGTAGGCAAAAAAATTATCATTTTATTGCTAGGAGTGATGTTTGGGTTATTTTTGGCCACTACAACTATTCTCTTCCTAAGCATGAGAGATAGATCTTTGAAAACACTTAAGGAAGTCAGAGATGTATTTAGATATACATTGCTAGGAATTATTCCTTTGTCTGTTAAAAAGGTTCGCTCTCGTTATTCAAATCTAGAATCAATAACTCAAAAAATTGCTGTCAGAGATACGCCTTACTCTTTAACTAGCGAAATGTACCGAATGATTCAAGCCAATCTGAAATTCCTGAGTTCAGATAAAGTGCTTAAAACTATTGTGGTAACTAGCGCAGTTCCTAAAGAAGGCAAGTCTACAGTTTCAGCTAATTTGGCAGCAGCGATCGCTCAACTAGGGCGTAAAGTTTTACTAATTGATGCAGATATGCGAGTTCCTTCTCAGCATCATCTTTGGCAGCTAACAAATGCAGTTGGTTTGAGTGAGGTTCTTGTAGGTCAGGCTGAATTTGACGTTACTGTGTCTAAGGTAATGGATAATCTTGATGTCTTAACTGCTGGGGTTAGACCTCCCAACCCACTTGCTTTGCTTGACTCGAAACGGATGGCATCATTAATTGAAAATTTCTCATCTCAACATAACTATGATTTTGTAATTATTGATGCTCCTCCCCTCCTTTTAGCAGCCGATGCTTTGACTTTAAGCCAAATGACTGACGGGATTTTGTTAGTAGCTCGACCTGGGGTAATTGATTCTAACAGTGCTAACGCTGCTCAAGAGATGTTAGAAAGATCCAATTACAACGTCCTAGGCTTAGTCGTGAATGGAATCATTGATAAAAATGAATCTAGTAGTTATTTATATCACGATCATGAATATTTTAAACCAACAAAGTTGCCAAAAGAGTTTCAGGGACTTGCAAAAAAATAA
- a CDS encoding O-antigen ligase family protein, whose protein sequence is MRKFLLSAEKLFTIASLMIYSGTPLDPLMTNGFTIKEGDRLIARLLFTLTYIVSLFLIGLRWKKVAYVFNRDKLIWVLLGVCAISSFWSLNSDITIRRVVGLSGTMLFGLYFASRYTLKEQLKLCAYMLGISAFMCILFVLLIPQYGVGTAGDPTAWRGIYPQKNLLGKRFVLSGAIFFFLAMTNRENRWVLWLGYVTSGLLVLLSKSTTSLGNFIIITVAFLIYYRILHLKYKVMIPAVTFISTLGIALYTFVISEADTILGSVGKDTTLTGRSELWPAVLQMVAKRPWLGYGYGAFWDNSSESSIVIQTVQWDAPNAHNGFLDLWLALGLLGVLVFVIGFVINLLRAIYLIRWNQTSENLWLLVYFTYIILSNLTETTLLEQNSLEWILYVSTILSSKLSTRANL, encoded by the coding sequence ATGAGAAAATTTCTACTTTCCGCTGAAAAATTATTTACAATCGCTTCTTTGATGATCTATTCAGGAACTCCACTAGATCCGTTAATGACCAATGGCTTTACTATCAAAGAAGGTGATAGACTAATAGCCCGATTGCTTTTCACTCTTACATATATAGTTAGCCTTTTTTTAATTGGTTTACGTTGGAAGAAGGTTGCTTACGTCTTTAATAGAGATAAACTTATTTGGGTATTGCTCGGAGTTTGTGCAATTTCTAGTTTTTGGTCTTTAAATTCAGATATTACTATACGTCGTGTTGTAGGTCTGTCGGGAACAATGCTCTTTGGGCTTTATTTCGCTTCACGCTACACCTTAAAAGAACAACTGAAGTTATGTGCATACATGCTTGGTATCTCAGCATTTATGTGTATCTTATTTGTTCTACTAATTCCGCAGTACGGGGTGGGAACTGCTGGAGACCCAACGGCTTGGCGAGGAATATATCCACAAAAGAATCTTCTTGGCAAAAGATTTGTACTTAGTGGAGCAATATTTTTTTTCCTTGCCATGACTAATCGAGAAAATCGTTGGGTTTTATGGCTTGGTTATGTTACTTCGGGATTACTTGTATTATTATCAAAATCAACAACATCTCTAGGTAATTTTATTATTATTACAGTTGCTTTTCTTATATATTATCGAATTTTACATTTAAAGTATAAAGTAATGATACCTGCTGTGACGTTTATATCAACACTTGGTATAGCTCTTTATACTTTTGTTATCTCTGAAGCTGATACAATTTTAGGCTCAGTAGGTAAGGACACAACACTCACTGGACGTTCAGAACTATGGCCTGCTGTGTTGCAAATGGTTGCGAAAAGACCGTGGCTAGGATATGGCTATGGAGCATTCTGGGATAATAGTAGTGAGTCTTCTATTGTTATACAAACCGTACAATGGGATGCTCCTAATGCTCACAATGGTTTTTTGGATCTTTGGCTAGCTTTAGGTCTACTAGGAGTTTTGGTTTTTGTAATTGGGTTCGTTATTAATCTATTAAGAGCGATATATTTAATCCGATGGAATCAAACATCTGAAAATTTATGGCTTTTAGTTTATTTTACCTATATTATTCTTTCCAATCTAACTGAAACTACATTATTAGAGCAAAATAGTTTGGAATGGATACTTTATGTATCAACGATATTATCAAGCAAACTTTCTACACGTGCAAATCTATAA
- a CDS encoding glycosyltransferase family 2 protein — protein sequence MNIEYLQSKKSTNQKLPMVNESNQTIVSVVIPTRNRPQIVARGVRTALTQTLQSIEVIVIIDGPDQETVNVLSQITDPRLRVIELSKNVGPSGARNTGVREAKGTWIAFLDDDDEWLPQKLERQLEVANNSHYDFPVVASRFISQTQKGDFIRPTRLPNLSEPLSEYLFARNSFFKEEGCIQTSTIFVKKELVQKMPLEEKFYRHEDWEWLLRVTAIEGVGVEFVPEPMAIWHSEVGIKRLSNINDWKYSLDWIRSTRNLVTPKAYSGFIATMITPSASSVGDWKAFFPLLWEAIRWGKPRPIDICLYFIMWLFPQELRQQVSSILTNKFKK from the coding sequence ATGAATATTGAATATCTTCAATCAAAAAAATCAACAAACCAAAAATTACCAATGGTCAATGAAAGTAACCAAACAATAGTCAGCGTCGTGATTCCTACACGCAATAGACCACAGATTGTTGCGAGGGGTGTCAGAACTGCATTAACTCAAACGCTGCAATCAATTGAAGTAATTGTTATAATAGACGGTCCCGATCAGGAAACAGTTAATGTACTATCTCAGATAACCGATCCAAGATTGAGAGTGATAGAACTATCAAAAAATGTTGGTCCATCAGGGGCTAGAAATACTGGTGTGAGGGAAGCTAAAGGCACTTGGATAGCCTTTTTAGATGATGATGATGAATGGCTTCCACAAAAATTGGAGCGTCAACTTGAAGTAGCAAATAATTCCCATTATGATTTTCCAGTTGTCGCTAGTCGTTTCATTTCCCAGACTCAAAAAGGTGATTTTATTCGTCCGACAAGGCTACCTAACCTCTCTGAACCTCTAAGTGAATATCTCTTTGCACGTAACTCCTTTTTTAAAGAAGAGGGCTGCATACAAACCTCAACTATTTTTGTAAAAAAAGAGTTAGTCCAAAAAATGCCCCTGGAAGAAAAATTTTACAGACATGAGGATTGGGAGTGGTTGCTTCGGGTTACTGCTATCGAAGGTGTAGGAGTAGAGTTTGTGCCTGAGCCTATGGCAATTTGGCATTCAGAAGTGGGAATCAAGCGCTTAAGCAATATCAACGACTGGAAATATTCTTTGGATTGGATTCGTTCGACCCGCAATTTAGTAACACCAAAGGCTTATTCAGGCTTTATTGCAACAATGATCACTCCTTCTGCGTCCTCAGTAGGTGATTGGAAAGCCTTTTTTCCTTTGTTGTGGGAAGCTATACGCTGGGGTAAGCCCCGCCCGATTGATATATGCTTGTACTTCATTATGTGGCTGTTCCCTCAGGAACTGAGGCAGCAAGTTAGCTCTATTTTGACTAATAAGTTCAAAAAATAA
- a CDS encoding oligosaccharide flippase family protein, with amino-acid sequence MIVNRLAQSITAFVLTAAIARNLGAEAIGQYLLAYSYYFIFVGIASQGLKILFTRELAREPQKTSVYLMSGTCLQLIFSLLSYGALVIVVFLLPYSSKTSTLCYIMGLTIIPFALSNVTEAIFQAKEKMHLIAIATVPVYVLRLIIMIWAMQLKYGIEYLGGILFFSETLILVIEWILITHLVKIQWQIDKDFVWNTIKISRTFFAIEAIAVVSSRIEILILSLLGNEFLVGLFGAIVQLLQPYLIIANSITVAMFPRLSKVIDQGREKQQQITESLIEILLTIELPLFIGLLFFGKNLLIFIYDSSFAQGSLALSISAASLLLLPFIRTLCSLLVANHFEIVNLREVVITTTLGSLGGVALVSRYQLVGAAIMALLMTILAFSQYVYFTYTLLFPLNLWRVIRRPIIISTLMLFVFLLLKTINLDFLFTLIIATFSYILFVIFLSVHVLGGIDIVREKIVKIRMKF; translated from the coding sequence ATGATAGTCAATCGGTTAGCGCAAAGCATAACAGCTTTTGTATTAACCGCCGCTATTGCTCGTAATCTAGGAGCTGAAGCTATAGGTCAGTATCTACTAGCCTATAGCTACTACTTTATCTTTGTAGGCATTGCTTCACAGGGACTAAAGATATTGTTTACAAGAGAACTAGCCCGCGAACCACAAAAAACATCAGTTTATTTGATGAGTGGTACCTGCCTACAGTTAATATTTAGTTTGCTCAGTTATGGGGCGTTGGTGATTGTAGTATTTTTACTTCCCTATAGTTCCAAAACCTCGACTCTTTGCTACATAATGGGCTTAACTATAATTCCCTTTGCACTTTCCAATGTAACAGAAGCAATTTTCCAAGCTAAAGAAAAGATGCATTTGATTGCCATTGCTACAGTGCCAGTGTATGTATTACGCCTAATAATAATGATCTGGGCGATGCAACTGAAGTATGGAATTGAATATCTGGGAGGAATACTATTTTTTTCGGAAACATTAATTCTCGTAATTGAATGGATTCTGATCACACATTTAGTCAAAATACAATGGCAAATTGATAAAGATTTTGTATGGAATACAATTAAAATTTCACGGACATTTTTTGCTATTGAAGCAATAGCTGTAGTCAGTAGTAGAATTGAAATATTGATTCTTTCATTGCTAGGAAATGAGTTTTTAGTAGGTCTTTTCGGTGCAATAGTACAACTGCTACAACCATATTTAATTATTGCCAACAGTATAACTGTAGCAATGTTTCCTAGACTCTCAAAAGTAATAGATCAAGGACGGGAAAAGCAGCAGCAGATCACTGAAAGCTTGATTGAAATTTTATTAACTATAGAATTACCCTTATTTATTGGATTGTTATTTTTTGGAAAAAATTTACTGATTTTTATTTATGATTCTAGCTTTGCTCAAGGAAGTTTAGCTCTTAGTATAAGCGCTGCATCACTGCTTTTATTGCCCTTCATACGCACACTGTGTTCTCTGCTTGTAGCCAACCATTTTGAGATAGTGAATCTGCGTGAAGTGGTTATTACAACTACATTAGGAAGTTTGGGAGGTGTAGCATTAGTTTCGCGATATCAGTTAGTAGGTGCAGCTATAATGGCATTGCTAATGACTATTCTTGCCTTTAGCCAGTATGTTTACTTCACTTATACTCTCCTATTTCCATTAAATTTATGGCGAGTTATTCGCCGTCCTATTATAATAAGCACTTTGATGCTATTTGTCTTCTTACTTTTAAAAACAATTAATTTAGACTTTTTATTCACTCTAATTATTGCGACCTTCTCCTATATTTTATTTGTCATTTTTCTGAGCGTTCATGTTTTAGGCGGAATTGATATTGTAAGAGAAAAAATTGTAAAAATAAGGATGAAGTTTTAA
- a CDS encoding sugar transferase — translation MSNQSITTSKFNEVPLDLRASSFARVRKGSWWLRLTTLFLVDYTLLSLAWVFAGYQSSYGHLTSYIQSHYLPILITIGIQIGSLAIEGIYREGQKRYDYLNIIKSLTFAHGLILLVCLLYKPVIDITRPRLILLSWLLSILFICTGRYTINITLEYLRKQKKIVRSSVFIICDPEDHEQIASFIKKEKHYIVSGTANASSLDRYKRQQTLNQLNELGVTEVFISWDALKNRMFLCWLFQASGIQVHILPMELKPIYKNIEFNKIGGMPCLSLDCPIITGKDFWIKRSSDFLFATLFVMLSFPIYIAISIAIKLDSPGTVFYRQIRIGLHGQQFKVWKFRTMRSDAEKFQKELEALNETKDGIIFKIKDDPRITRVGKFLRRYSLDELPQLFNVILGEMSIVGPRPLPIRDVDKFSEHHFIRHEVLPGITGLWQVSGRSDILDFEQVINLDLNYIENWSLRLDFEILLKTVMVVLKKEGAY, via the coding sequence ATGAGTAATCAAAGCATTACAACAAGTAAATTTAATGAAGTGCCTTTAGATTTACGTGCATCTTCATTTGCCAGGGTACGCAAGGGTTCGTGGTGGTTGAGATTAACAACATTATTTTTAGTAGACTATACTCTTTTATCCTTGGCTTGGGTTTTTGCTGGATATCAATCTTCTTATGGGCATTTGACTTCGTATATACAGAGTCATTATTTGCCGATTTTAATAACTATTGGGATTCAAATAGGCTCATTAGCTATCGAGGGTATTTATCGAGAAGGTCAAAAACGCTATGACTATCTCAACATTATAAAATCGCTAACTTTTGCTCATGGATTAATACTCCTAGTTTGTCTTTTATATAAGCCAGTTATTGATATTACACGCCCAAGATTAATATTATTATCTTGGTTGCTAAGTATATTATTTATTTGTACTGGTAGGTACACTATAAATATTACTTTGGAATATCTGCGTAAGCAGAAAAAAATAGTTCGTTCTTCTGTCTTCATTATTTGCGATCCTGAAGACCATGAGCAAATAGCTAGCTTTATAAAAAAAGAAAAGCATTATATTGTATCTGGAACGGCTAATGCTAGCTCATTAGATAGATATAAACGTCAACAAACATTGAATCAACTTAATGAATTAGGTGTAACAGAAGTTTTTATATCTTGGGATGCTCTAAAAAATAGAATGTTTTTATGCTGGTTATTTCAAGCATCTGGCATCCAAGTACATATTTTGCCGATGGAATTAAAACCAATTTATAAAAACATAGAATTTAATAAAATAGGGGGAATGCCTTGTTTGAGTTTGGATTGTCCGATAATTACAGGGAAAGATTTTTGGATAAAGCGCAGTTCTGATTTTCTCTTCGCGACTTTATTTGTAATGTTATCATTTCCTATTTATATAGCTATATCTATAGCTATCAAACTGGATTCTCCCGGCACAGTATTTTACAGACAAATCCGCATAGGTTTACATGGGCAACAGTTTAAAGTATGGAAATTCAGAACGATGAGGTCTGATGCAGAAAAATTCCAGAAAGAATTAGAAGCATTAAATGAAACGAAAGATGGGATTATCTTTAAAATTAAAGACGATCCTCGCATTACCCGTGTTGGAAAATTTCTTCGACGTTACAGTTTAGACGAATTACCTCAACTATTTAACGTTATCCTTGGAGAAATGAGTATAGTAGGACCTCGCCCTTTACCTATTAGAGATGTAGATAAGTTTTCTGAACATCATTTTATTCGCCATGAAGTTTTACCTGGTATTACAGGTCTTTGGCAAGTCTCAGGTCGCTCGGATATTTTAGATTTTGAGCAAGTGATAAATCTTGATCTTAACTACATCGAAAATTGGTCGCTTCGGTTAGACTTTGAAATTCTCCTCAAAACAGTTATGGTAGTTTTGAAAAAAGAAGGTGCCTACTAA
- a CDS encoding IS5 family transposase: protein MSKAYPSNLTYAQYQFLSEMLPEAKKGGRKREVDIWSVLNAIFYILLEGVRWRSLPGDFPAWQTVYTYFRNWRRDGTWMKIHDNLREWTRIEEERHPSPSEAIIDSQSVKSAAMVSQEVGFDTGKKIKGRKRFMTVDTLGLVLRVLVTAANVPERSGGKQVLKRVKEMGNKVSRLTTIWTDGGFDGPAFMMWVMDTCRWIVQVVLRPEQTKGFVLLKKRWVVERTFGWLMGCRRLVRDYELLPETSETFIYLAMIRIMVRRLA, encoded by the coding sequence ATGAGTAAAGCATACCCCAGTAATTTGACCTATGCCCAATATCAATTTCTCAGTGAGATGCTTCCAGAAGCAAAAAAAGGTGGCCGTAAGCGTGAAGTCGATATTTGGTCAGTCCTGAACGCGATTTTTTACATTCTGCTAGAAGGGGTGCGATGGCGATCGCTACCAGGGGACTTTCCCGCTTGGCAAACTGTATATACGTACTTTCGTAACTGGCGCAGGGATGGAACTTGGATGAAGATTCATGATAATCTGCGAGAATGGACGAGAATCGAAGAAGAACGCCATCCAAGTCCGTCAGAAGCCATCATCGATAGTCAAAGTGTCAAAAGTGCAGCGATGGTGAGTCAGGAAGTCGGCTTTGATACAGGCAAAAAAATTAAAGGACGCAAGCGGTTTATGACCGTTGATACGTTGGGATTAGTGCTGCGGGTGTTGGTCACCGCCGCCAATGTGCCAGAGCGGTCAGGTGGTAAACAAGTGCTCAAGCGCGTCAAAGAAATGGGCAATAAGGTTTCTCGCTTGACGACCATTTGGACTGATGGCGGCTTTGATGGTCCAGCCTTCATGATGTGGGTGATGGACACTTGCCGTTGGATTGTGCAGGTGGTGCTGCGACCAGAGCAAACTAAGGGGTTTGTCTTGCTCAAAAAGCGATGGGTGGTGGAGCGCACTTTCGGCTGGCTGATGGGGTGTCGCCGATTGGTTAGAGATTATGAACTTCTACCGGAAACATCGGAGACGTTTATTTACCTTGCCATGATCCGGATCATGGTGAGGCGATTAGCATAA